A section of the Ictalurus punctatus breed USDA103 chromosome 8, Coco_2.0, whole genome shotgun sequence genome encodes:
- the LOC108269098 gene encoding zinc finger protein 37 isoform X2 translates to MASDDSDNDVSLTPPSLGKTTEQRGSPKTLSLNELGQDADNASDGKDSPTEQKDGQSRTYSYMSPISSDVDDVPEKPEGGDRTKPAKSRSRKSSHQEKPRRRGSVRKTPGRSDIATVKSESELEDSVTEASRRMRRRAKTPRKGSDQESRNGVTKKAPTSRASGVGASEDKAAKESAERQTKNSRSERRRSDAAPFDDDEDVKEKPKKRRVKVTPKRKAQALINLLGESDQPAQPPEESRKPRVKEKEGASPRKAVPIECEICGRSIRCKAILERHMLSHTGEKPFGCDECGKHYTSSSNLRIHQLSHSGKMDYVCNECGQKFTHLPYLKRHLLRHAGKKMHICEHCGKGFIQKYHLLRHLLVHTKQTPHICDRCGMSFNRTDNLRLHLHSVHQIERDFPEAKPEKLYTCETCNKSFVSQASLEIHKRIHTGAMPYSCTVCSRQFKQSSHLYSHMFTHASEKPHACNLCELKFTRRTYLRKHKERVHVGAGELQSS, encoded by the coding sequence ATGGCCAGTGATGATTCGGATAATGACGTCTCTCTGACTCCACCCTCCCTAGGAAAGACGACGGAGCAGCGCGGTTCACCGAAAACGTTGTCCTTAAACGAACTCGGTCAGGATGCCGACAATGCATCAGACGGAAAGGACTCACCGACAGAGCAGAAAGACGGTCAGAGTAGGACGTACAGCTATATGAGCCCGATCAGCAGTGATGTAGACGACGTTCCAGAAAAGCCTGAAGGAGGAGATCGCACTAAACCGGCCAAGAGTCGGTCGAGGAAGAGTTCACACCAAGAAAAGCCTCGAAGGAGAGGAAGCGTCAGAAAGACACCGGGACGTAGCGATATCGCCACAGTTAAAAGCGAGTCTGAGCTGGAAGATAGCGTTACGGAAGCGTCACGAAGGATGAGACGTCGGGCGAAGACGCCACGTAAGGGCTCAGACCAGGAATCCAGAAATGGGGTCACAAAGAAAGCGCCCACGTCCAGAGCAAGCGGCGTTGGCGCGTCGGAGGACAAAGCCGCTAAAGAGTCTGCGGAGCGTCAAACCAAAAACAGTAGAAGTGAGCGCAGGCGTTCAGATGCTGCGCCCTTCGACGACGACGAGGACGTGAAAGAGAAGCCAAAAAAGCGGCGTGTCAAAGTGACTCCAAAGCGGAAAGCTCAAGCTTTAATAAATTTACTCGGGGAGTCCGATCAGCCGGCGCAACCTCCTGAGGAATCACGCAAGCCACGAGTTAAGGAAAAAGAGGGAGCGAGCCCTCGTAAAGCCGTTCCCATCGAGTGCGAAATATGCGGTCGGAGCATCCGGTGCAAAGCCATATTGGAGAGGcacatgctctcacacacaggagagaagccatttGGATGTGACGAGTGCGGCAAGCACTACACCAGCAGCTCCAACCTGCGCATCCACCAGCTCAGCCACAGCGGCAAGATGGACTACGTTTGCAACGAGTGCGGCCAGAAGTTCACTCACCTGCCGTATCTGAAAAGACACCTGTTGAGGCACGCGGGGAAGAAGATGCACATTTGTGAACACTGTGGCAAAGGATTCATCCAGAAATACCACCTCCTGCGCCACCTCTTGGTACACACCAAGCAAACGCCGCATATCTGTGACAGGTGTGGTATGAGCTTCAACCGGACAGACAACCTGAGACTACACCTGCACAGCGTCCACCAGATCGAAAGGGACTTTCCCGAGGCCAAGCCGGAAAAACTTTACACGTGCGAGACGTGCAATAAATCGTTCGTCAGCCAGGCTTCGCTGGAAATACACAAACGCATACACACGGGGGCCATGCCGTATTCGTGCACCGTATGCTCGCGCCAGTTCAAACAGTCGAGTCACCTGTAttcacacatgttcacacacgcCAGTGAGAAGCCACATGCGTGTAACCTCTGCGAGCTGAAGTTCACTCGCAGAACCTACCTGCGAAAGCACAAAGAAAGGGTGCACGTCGGAGCCGGAGAGCTACAAAGTTCATGA
- the LOC128633446 gene encoding gastrula zinc finger protein XlCGF46.1-like — translation MDLLLTSWCQIPQHTFRGLVESRRVGEKPRRRGSVRKTPGRSDIATVKSESELEDSVTEASRRMRRRAKTPRKGSDQESRNGVTKKAPTSRASGVGASEDKAAKESAERQTKNSRSERRRSDPAPFDDDEDVKEKPKKRRVKVTPKRKAQALINLLGESDQPAQPPEESRKPRVKEKEGASPRKAVPIECEICGRSIRCKAILERHMLSHTGEKPFGCDECGKHYTSSSNLRIHQLSHSGKMDYVCNECGQKFTHLPYLKRHLLRHAGKKMHICEHCGKGFIQKYHLLRHLLVHTKQTPHICDRCGMSFNRTDNLRLHLHSVHQIERDFPEAKPEKLYTCETCNKSFVSQASLEIHKRIHTGAMPYSCTVCSRQFKQSSHLYSHMFTHASEKPHACNLCELKFTRRTYLRKHKERVHVGAGELQSS, via the coding sequence atggatctgctgctaacgtcttggtgccagatcccacagcacaccttcagaggccTTGTGGAGTCTCGACGGGTCGGAGAAAAGCCTCGAAGGAGAGGAAGCGTCAGAAAGACACCGGGACGTAGCGATATCGCCACAGTTAAAAGCGAGTCTGAGCTGGAAGATAGCGTTACGGAAGCGTCACGAAGGATGAGACGTCGGGCGAAGACGCCACGTAAGGGCTCAGACCAGGAATCCAGAAATGGGGTCACAAAGAAAGCGCCCACGTCCAGAGCAAGCGGCGTTGGCGCGTCGGAGGACAAAGCCGCTAAAGAGTCTGCGGAGCGTCAAACCAAAAACAGTAGAAGTGAGCGCAGGCGTTCAGATCCTGCGCCCTTCGACGACGACGAGGACGTGAAAGAGAAGCCAAAAAAGCGGCGTGTCAAAGTGACTCCAAAGCGGAAAGCTCAAGCTTTAATAAATTTACTCGGGGAGTCCGATCAGCCGGCGCAACCTCCTGAGGAATCACGCAAGCCACGAGTTAAGGAAAAAGAGGGAGCGAGCCCTCGTAAAGCCGTTCCCATCGAGTGCGAAATATGCGGTCGGAGCATCCGGTGCAAAGCCATATTGGAGAGGcacatgctctcacacacaggagagaagccatttGGATGTGACGAGTGCGGCAAGCACTACACCAGCAGCTCCAACCTGCGCATCCACCAGCTCAGCCACAGCGGCAAGATGGACTACGTTTGCAACGAGTGCGGCCAGAAGTTCACTCACCTGCCGTATCTGAAAAGACACCTGTTGAGGCACGCGGGGAAGAAGATGCACATTTGTGAACACTGTGGCAAAGGCTTCATCCAGAAATACCACCTCCTGCGCCACCTCTTGGTACACACCAAGCAAACGCCGCATATCTGTGACAGGTGTGGTATGAGCTTCAACCGGACAGACAACCTGAGACTACACCTGCACAGCGTCCACCAGATCGAAAGGGACTTTCCCGAGGCCAAGCCGGAAAAACTTTACACGTGCGAGACGTGCAATAAATCGTTCGTCAGCCAGGCTTCGCTGGAAATACACAAACGCATACACACGGGGGCCATGCCGTATTCGTGCACCGTATGCTCGCGCCAGTTCAAACAGTCGAGTCACCTGTAttcacacatgttcacacacgcCAGTGAGAAGCCACATGCGTGTAACCTCTGCGAGCTGAAGTTCACTCGCAGAACCTACCTGCGAAAGCACAAAGAAAGGGTGCACGTCGGAGCCGGAGAGCTACAAAGTTCATGA
- the LOC108269098 gene encoding zinc finger protein 37 isoform X1 has product MMMHRMSPLMASDDSDNDVSLTPPSLGKTTEQRGSPKTLSLNELGQDADNASDGKDSPTEQKDGQSRTYSYMSPISSDVDDVPEKPEGGDRTKPAKSRSRKSSHQEKPRRRGSVRKTPGRSDIATVKSESELEDSVTEASRRMRRRAKTPRKGSDQESRNGVTKKAPTSRASGVGASEDKAAKESAERQTKNSRSERRRSDAAPFDDDEDVKEKPKKRRVKVTPKRKAQALINLLGESDQPAQPPEESRKPRVKEKEGASPRKAVPIECEICGRSIRCKAILERHMLSHTGEKPFGCDECGKHYTSSSNLRIHQLSHSGKMDYVCNECGQKFTHLPYLKRHLLRHAGKKMHICEHCGKGFIQKYHLLRHLLVHTKQTPHICDRCGMSFNRTDNLRLHLHSVHQIERDFPEAKPEKLYTCETCNKSFVSQASLEIHKRIHTGAMPYSCTVCSRQFKQSSHLYSHMFTHASEKPHACNLCELKFTRRTYLRKHKERVHVGAGELQSS; this is encoded by the coding sequence CTCCCCTGATGGCCAGTGATGATTCGGATAATGACGTCTCTCTGACTCCACCCTCCCTAGGAAAGACGACGGAGCAGCGCGGTTCACCGAAAACGTTGTCCTTAAACGAACTCGGTCAGGATGCCGACAATGCATCAGACGGAAAGGACTCACCGACAGAGCAGAAAGACGGTCAGAGTAGGACGTACAGCTATATGAGCCCGATCAGCAGTGATGTAGACGACGTTCCAGAAAAGCCTGAAGGAGGAGATCGCACTAAACCGGCCAAGAGTCGGTCGAGGAAGAGTTCACACCAAGAAAAGCCTCGAAGGAGAGGAAGCGTCAGAAAGACACCGGGACGTAGCGATATCGCCACAGTTAAAAGCGAGTCTGAGCTGGAAGATAGCGTTACGGAAGCGTCACGAAGGATGAGACGTCGGGCGAAGACGCCACGTAAGGGCTCAGACCAGGAATCCAGAAATGGGGTCACAAAGAAAGCGCCCACGTCCAGAGCAAGCGGCGTTGGCGCGTCGGAGGACAAAGCCGCTAAAGAGTCTGCGGAGCGTCAAACCAAAAACAGTAGAAGTGAGCGCAGGCGTTCAGATGCTGCGCCCTTCGACGACGACGAGGACGTGAAAGAGAAGCCAAAAAAGCGGCGTGTCAAAGTGACTCCAAAGCGGAAAGCTCAAGCTTTAATAAATTTACTCGGGGAGTCCGATCAGCCGGCGCAACCTCCTGAGGAATCACGCAAGCCACGAGTTAAGGAAAAAGAGGGAGCGAGCCCTCGTAAAGCCGTTCCCATCGAGTGCGAAATATGCGGTCGGAGCATCCGGTGCAAAGCCATATTGGAGAGGcacatgctctcacacacaggagagaagccatttGGATGTGACGAGTGCGGCAAGCACTACACCAGCAGCTCCAACCTGCGCATCCACCAGCTCAGCCACAGCGGCAAGATGGACTACGTTTGCAACGAGTGCGGCCAGAAGTTCACTCACCTGCCGTATCTGAAAAGACACCTGTTGAGGCACGCGGGGAAGAAGATGCACATTTGTGAACACTGTGGCAAAGGATTCATCCAGAAATACCACCTCCTGCGCCACCTCTTGGTACACACCAAGCAAACGCCGCATATCTGTGACAGGTGTGGTATGAGCTTCAACCGGACAGACAACCTGAGACTACACCTGCACAGCGTCCACCAGATCGAAAGGGACTTTCCCGAGGCCAAGCCGGAAAAACTTTACACGTGCGAGACGTGCAATAAATCGTTCGTCAGCCAGGCTTCGCTGGAAATACACAAACGCATACACACGGGGGCCATGCCGTATTCGTGCACCGTATGCTCGCGCCAGTTCAAACAGTCGAGTCACCTGTAttcacacatgttcacacacgcCAGTGAGAAGCCACATGCGTGTAACCTCTGCGAGCTGAAGTTCACTCGCAGAACCTACCTGCGAAAGCACAAAGAAAGGGTGCACGTCGGAGCCGGAGAGCTACAAAGTTCATGA
- the LOC108262154 gene encoding equilibrative nucleobase transporter 1 yields MAGAGLRVRYWLTLISGLFECLCFAGILFGWASLVFVLKSDGYFSYLCVNSTVNGTVTKDCSEQDEQLSIIFTIASFMNNFFALPNGFVFDRFGTTVTRLLGISIYTTGTLLIAFSNAALSVLLYPALSLIAVGGILFLLTNMQVGNLFGAHRSTIITLYNGAFDSSSAVFLVVKLLYQDGVSLRSSLIFLSCCSVVHLIRTFLLMPRGHIPYALPENYTYGPGRGDARTSNELENANAKNSTRNYEATETTPFKEHGSTKTATPDMSERSFRGCVFSWFFVWHLLWLSIMQLRHYLFIGTLNPMLNRLTAGDPSLVSRYTNAFAFTQLCGILCAPWNGLIMDRNKGKPREKGQSESEADLKAAVLSLCVTAMQCVLFSLCASIPLLPLQYLTFILQVINRSFLYGGNAAFISVAFPPAHFGKLYGTVKALSALLSVLQYPCFSLITGPLGGDPFVVNVALTILSCLAFIHPLSVYLHCRRRAARRTKADKTTSS; encoded by the exons ATGGCAGGCGCTGGACTGAGAGTGCGTTACTGGCTCACACTGATCTCGGGTTTGTTCGAGTGTTTGTGCTTCGCCGGCATCCTGTTCGGATGGGCCTCGCTGGTGTTCGTGCTCAAGAGCGACGGCTACTTCAGCTACCTGTGTGTGAACAGTACAGTCAACGGGACCGTTACGAAAG ATTGCAGTGAGCAGGATGAGCAGCTCTCCATTATCTTCACCATCGCCTCCTTCATGAACAACTTCTTCGCTCTGCCCAACGGGTTCGTGTTTGACCGTTTTGGCACCACGGTGACCAGACTCCTAGGAAT ATCTATCTACACCACCGGGACCTTACTGATAGCCTTCTCAAACGCTG cactaTCAGTCCTCCTCTACCCTGCTCTCTCCCTTATTGCAGTTGGAGGAATTCTTTTCTTACTCACTAACATGCAG GTTGGAAATCTCTTTGGAGCCCATCGGTCCACTATCATCACTCTGTATAACGGAGCCTTCGACTCTTCCTCTGCTGTCTTCCTTGTCGTCAAG TTGCTGTATCAAGACGGCGTGTCCCTCCGTTCCTCGCTCATCTTCTTGTCCTGTTGCAGTGTTGTTCATCTGATTCGCACCTTCCTGCTGATGCCTCGGGGACACATCCCCTACGCTCTCCCTGAGAACTACACCTACGG GCCGGGACGTGGGGACGCTCGGACGTCTAACGAGTTGGAAAACGCCAACGCTAAGAACAGCACCCGGAATTACGAGGCTACAGAGACGACGCCGTTTAAAGAACACGGTTCTACCAAGACCGCCACTCCAGACATGTCAG AGCGAAGCTTCAGAGGCTGTGTCTTCTCTTGGTTCTTCGTATGGCATCTGCTGTGGTTATCGATCATGCAGCTGAGACACTACCTGTTCATTGGGACTCTGAACCCCATGCTCAACCGCCTAACAGCTGGTGACCCGAGCCTcg TGAGCAGGTACACCAATGCATTTGCCTTCACTCAGCTGTGTGGGATACTGTGTGCCCCCTGGAATGGGCTCATTATGGACCGGAACAAAGGAAAACCCAGGGAAAAAG GCCAGAGCGAAAGTGAGGCGGACCTGAAGGCAGCCGTATTGTCTCTATGCGTGACGGCGATGCAGTGTGTGCTCTTCTCCCTGTGCGCTAGTATTCCTCTACTACCCCTGCAGTATCTCACCTTCATACTACAGGTCATCAATAGGTCCTTCCTGTATGGAGGGAACGCAGCTTTCATCAGCGTGGC GTTCCCTCCTGCACATTTCGGAAAGCTGTACGGAACAGTGAAGGCTCTCTCGGCGCTGCTGTCCGTCCTACAGTATCCCTGCTTCTCTCTCATCACTGGACCTCTTGGTGGAGATCCATTTGTG GTTAATGTTGCTCTGACCATCCTGAGTTGCCTGGCCTTTATACATCCTCTCTCTGTTTACCTGCACTGCCGGCGCCGAGCGGCTCGACGGACCAAAGCTGATAAAACTACCTCCTCTTAA